From Halichoerus grypus chromosome 6, mHalGry1.hap1.1, whole genome shotgun sequence, one genomic window encodes:
- the ATXN7L3B gene encoding ataxin-7-like protein 3B yields the protein MEEISLANLDTNKLEAIAQEIYVDLIEDSCLGFCFEVHRAVKCGYFYLEFAETGSVKDFGIQPVEDKGACRLPLCSLPGESGNGPDQQLQRSPPEFQ from the coding sequence atggaggaaatttCGTTGGCTAACCTGGATACTAACAAGCTAGAGGCCATCGCTCAGGAGATATACGTAGACCTAATAGAGGATTCTTGTTTGGGCTTCTGCTTTGAGGTGCACCGGGCAGTCAAGTGTGGCTACTTCTACCTGGAGTTCGCAGAAACTGGTAGCGTGAAGGATTTTGGCATTCAGCCAGTGGAAGATAAAGGAGCATGCCGCCTCCCGCTTTGCTCCCTTCCTGGAGAATCTGGGAATGGGCCTGATCAGCAGCTGCAACGCTCACCCCCAGAATTCCAGTAG